The genomic region ACCTCATATTTATTGACAATATGCAATCTCTAACTGCTGCATAACATCAACAAAGTAGATAATGGGTTTTATAGATTTAGATCTGgctatttaattttcataaaacataatgCAGGGGAATGAtgtctattaattattatatatcaaatcagaaaaaataatatgaatcttTTCATTGAAACTCAATCCTTTATTGCATGCAGGACCTCAATGTAACCTACTCTTCATCATCATTTGCTTAAAACTCAAGTGCCAACTATACACAAGGGCCTGATTAATGTTTTGTCTATTCTGGTGTTAAATAGTTGTGTGTCATGTAGGAGCACGAGTTCGTGGCGGTGACGCACAGGCCGATTTGGATAATGCAGCTGGTGGTGGGGCTGGTGGTGCTGGTGGGCGTGCTGGTGGTGCTGGCGCTCATCTGTCGCTGCTGCTGCCGGAGCGGCTCGCGCGGCCGCGTCATTGCGCGTGAGTAGCATGTGTACGATATAGTAACGAGTAGTGTACAGTACAGTGCAGTAGGCCGCGTACTGAGCGTGTGTTGTGTGTCCGCAGCGCCGCCGCTCAACGAGGACGGCACCGCGCCTTACCCGCAGCAGCAGTACACCGCCGCGCTCTACCCCGGTCAGTGCACACACACACCCACACATCACACACAACACCCATCTAAAAACATAGATAGCCAATAGAGTAgggatttgttttataatataagaataCTTACTTCAATACTCATCAGATTGGAGATGTAGCcctcaaaattatattaataaggcCTGTGATAAGGCCATGGCATACAAACAGATTCCAATGTGCATCTGATTTTTGTACCTAACTCATATTATGGGTAAGCCGTTGTTAGTGCATGCCTCCTTGTTCAAGGATGACTCATAGTAGGTATACatataatgtatgataatgtTATCGGTATCAATATCTCATTGATCAATTACTAATTATCAAAGTCTCATTAATATGATTAGGACGATATTAATACGATATAGAGTGCTATTATGTGTCATCAATGTACCTAATTGTGATGTGTTTTCATGTACGTACAGCACAAACGGTGACAGTATTACACACGGGCACGGCGGCCTACCCGGCGGCTGGCGCGGCCCCGTACCCCAGCGCGGCCCCTTACCCCAGCGCGGCCCCGTACCCGAGCGCGGCCCCGTACCCCGCGGCAGCCCCGTACCCCGCGGCGGCCCCCTACCCCGCCGGAGCGCCCTACCCGACGGGGGCGCCCTACCCGACGTCGTCGCCCTACCCGCCTGCGCCGAGCGCGCCCGACGCTAACGGTATGTATGCTGTCAAGTTGTTGCACTATCATCGTGACAATGACCCGACGTGCTTCGGGACTTATATTGCTTCTTGAGACTTCATTGACAGTGTGTGGAGTGGCGGCGGCACCACTCTGCTGTTGCACAATTTCCTCGTAAATGTCGTCACCGCGGCCATTCTGTCTATTGATAGCACTCCCGTCACCGCGGGGGCTTTAATCTTATGAATCACCTTTTATAAACGTAGGACTTTATCTTGATAATAAGGATTACAGCATTTCTTTCTTTACAtagttttcttaaaattaagcGTAACTACATTGCATACATAACTGTTAATCGTAATATTCGTAAGTCATAAACATTCTGGTCGGTATGCTAAAGCTAAACCTTAGggataattatttgtatatttgaacCACACATTTAACCTACATAGAACATCCTGTAAGGCTGCCGTACACCGTTAGCTCTCATAATGTCTCATATCCCAAACGGTTCAGACGGATGTGTAGTATTGTCTCGAATAGCTTAATGAAATACATACACACAATGAGACATTTAGGTGCGTTTGTTTGTTTCGCTAGAGGCAAACAATATTTATGCGCAAAGTTTGTCAGTATTTAAATATCAAGAGATTAGTATGAGCTGTAGCGCCGGTAACGTGACATGTCCGCGGGTCTGTGCTATCTCGCTGTGTTATCACATCCGGCAGAACGCAGTTTAATTAAAGATAGCAAGTACCAACACTGGGGCACGTGGGTGGAGCCTCAGGTACCTACTGCTCATGAATGACGAGAGCACAAAACAGACTCACTTGCCACCACAGCCTTGAGGGAGGTCAGCCCTCATTATATGTCGGTGTCGAGAAGATACCACCTATCCAATAAGGTCACATGACGTCATGCCCGAGCACAACAATAAATGATTTAGTGACAGTAGAGTGTCGATTACATaccacaatatattattattgtaggcGCGTTTTATAGCCCCAGTTGTATCGGTATTTCCGGCGCATAAGGAAAACCCCAGTGCGTTGCATGAGCAAGCCGGCCCGACGCTTCCAGCGCGACCAGTCGCCACTCGGACACTACTGATGTGTGATGACATCACAAACCTGTTGCGGGATGAAACACTCACTGATTGAGTGTTGACTGGGTGAAACAGACGCACCAGCCTGCCTTGTGACCATCAGATAGTCCCTTGCTAGTCTCTTTTGATTTGCTTTATATATCACAAACAATTTACCTCGAGTACCTGGTGGGAGGATGTATTTGatcacttttataaatataaaaaaatttgCTAGTCTTCAGTGACTACGCGACAATTTTACATAGAGACACTTGGATTGAGGACTGCAGGCTATGGGTCAACAATCAACATGCGAAACATCAACACGCCGGTAACGTTATCATAATCGATTAGTTACTTGGTGCTTATATCTACGTATTGTACAAATTGATAATGATGAACGTCACCCAGTATCCGGTACAGAGACATTAGAGTATGTCATCATGCACTAATAGCATATTAATAGTGTCACTCTCGAGATCGTTCTAGATGCCACTATACGGTAGAGGGTATAGAATAGATAGTAAAACATGAGGCCAAGTTGTGTATAGGTCCAGCGAACCCGCGGCCAGCCAAACCTGACTGAGTGTAAGGTTCTGCTTAGGTTTCCTTATTGCAAAActgaattatgtttaaaaaaatacgactcctgcagtaaggaatttaatccttatgtcgcgtttacaaacatacaaatccagactcagaacaagcattcgtgattcacacaaatgattgtcctacgcggggatcgaacccgcgacacgtcgcgcactgtgaGTTTTAAGGTAGCGCTGTTGATATAGTCTGAAATTATACACGTGCATCACATGAAGTGGACAACGGCGTAAAACATTAGTAGAGAACTTTGACGCAAGCCGTTACTGCCATCTCTGTACGTAGCGTTGCCAGGCGTCCGGATAAAGCTGGACATAGTTAGGCTTTTTGATTGCATGTCCGGCTAAAATAAACGGTGTCCGTCTTGTCCGGCTTATGTTAGGCTTTTTACGATAAGTAAAatgatgaagttatttttttttagttaaaaatgtcttatttgttcataaatgtttaattatcttgaatttaattttattgttcaactcaaagagaaaaagttttttatttttttaataaatctgattttacataaaaaaatggtcGTACCTAAATCCTCAATAATATAGGGTGTCCGGCTTTTTTAACCAAATGTCCGGCCAAACTGGCTGGTCTGTCCGGCTACTAGGTTTGGCGACCTGGCAACGCTATCTGTACGGTAGACGATAACAGGTCTaggtaaatatttgaatcttcCAACGAACAGTTCCGTAGAGTCAGCGCTCACTGGATGTTTGTGTCTGGATTAGTAGTCGCGGCTAATAACAGGTGTATGTAGTTCGTGATAACACTGATAGTCCATGTAGCAACTTGCAGCAGTAACGAAGCTTTCTGTATATAAATACGATTAATGGTCTAGAAACTAGGTCCTAAAATAGTTGATAATCTGTATCTACGTTAAGTAGTGATCTTCAATTGCACTCGGGcaaattttgtatataatttaattgatgtgtttgtatatattttgtaacgtGGGTTTGCTTGTGTGTGAAGCTTTCCTTGGGATCGCGCCGCCCGGCTGGAGCGCGCAAGGTGGGTGCCGCGCCTCTCTCGCCACACGCTAGCTCATATACCATACAATTTGAAATAGTCTGCCTTTGCGCTATAATAGTGTGTGTGCGGCGACAGTTGTACGTAACGATGTGCGAGTGTCCGTAGCTCGCAGCCCCCGTGTTTTTAGCCTGCATGACTCCCAACTCCAAACTAGATATTACCTTTATCCGACTGTACTTGTTGTTAGCATGGCTTCACGTTTAGTAGTTTTAGTACGTATGCCCTTTCCTTGTAGATGTGACATCATTGTGGTGTGACCATCCTTGACCTTGTAGGTGTGAAAGTAGATGTATAATGGGTGTAGTGTTGTAGTATTGACTTGACTTGCGTGATGTTACAGCGTGCCCGCCGTCCTACGACCAGGTGATGGGCACCAAGCAGCCGCCGTACAACCCGCACGCGCCGCAGTAAGCTGTCTCTCTCGCACACTACGAGAGCTCCCTATGAGAGAGACACAACACATGTCGGTCGGGACCCTCCacgcgcgtgacgtcactctgGAACCGTGTCGGACATGAGTGACGTGTGACACAGAGTGCTAGTCGGGAGGGCCCATTACTGTGTGAAGACATACTCCTATTGTTTTATACGAATTTATGATTTATCAATTTGCTTACGAAACAAAGTATTTCCGAATTGTTTTTTGCGGGACCTGACCCCGTCAACTATcaatacagatttatatttttttgataatttatcaTAATCAATGTAATAAGTGATATAGATCTCAAAGTTTAAttcttattgttataattttatctacATACAATGTAATTCATGTgttagaaaattaaatcaattatttccGCTGAAGCTGCACCAACTCGAGTCAGTGTTTTTCCGATACTCTGAACTAGAATTAATAAAACCGACTGATTGCCTCGCAGTTGGTGCAACTCTAGTGAATAGTTGTAATTTACGAGTACATACTTGATACATAGCTGTACCTGGCAGTGTTTGAGAGTCGATCAGATTCCACGTGAGTAGTGCTGTCCCACGTGACTGTAACTGTAAGGTTGTCAGACATGCTCAGTTTTGTGTAGACTCCCGAGAGTAGCGCGAGCCTGGCGAGTGACTGTACCTGTACTTAACTAGTGTAGTATCATCTGTTACGTACTGTAGTGTGTGCGACTGTGCGACTGTGCGACTGCTGTTGTCTTCCCTGTTCCGCATGTATGCAGTACTTTACAACGCCCTCGAGGCATttcttaaacaatttatatttacatctGAGTGTCTATAATATTCAAGTATAATAGGTTATCGAAATGAATGGAAACTATAAAAGACAAAATTGGGAAAGACGAGTCGCGTGTACTGAACCGGATTCTGAATGTACATAGTAAACACGCGGCTGTGTGTGTCTGTGAGAGATTAGTGTTAAGTATACAATGTGATATGAGAGCCGGAGAGATGtagtacattatattataacgtgtaatagatagatgaaatatttaaatatattaaatattacctTCCTCGTTCGAGATTTTAACAGATTACTATTATTTACATCAGATACCTAATTATATTGTAAGAATACTGTATTTACTCCGTATAAGTTGAGCTTTATTCTGTAAGTGCTGAGGTGCATTTCgtcaatgataaatattttttattaagtttgtaaGTGTTCaccaattatatttaattttcttacaaataaaatgcGTTACGCATGTGTTTGGCTTTTACTTCAGTAttccttaatattatttaatagttgTGGATTGGATACGTTGGCCTCTCTAGGCCTATGAAACGGGCCGCATCCCGACGTGTCTCTAGCCCCTGTAGTGCCGGGTGCGGTCCGTGCGGTATTACCCTAGAACCCCTAGACTGCCTAGACCATCGACagctttacattttaaattcaaccgACCTCAAATCTTGAACTACTTCCCTCACTATGGATAAAATTCCACTTTCGTTGGATATGTGTCGGGTAAGGTACCTATACTGTCAAGTTGGTGCCATCTGGACAGATGGGGTCACTGAAGGGTCACTGTGACTTACTTGTCATACAATGACATGTAGTGTTCGGAAAATGTAACTAGTCTTCAACCTAGACTATAAAAACTAGGATCTTCTGGTCTTTAACGTATGTCCTAGTGTGCCACAAAAGTATAATGTGTTATCTGTTGCATTGCCTGAGGGGGCAGTGCCTGCAAAATAGTAACATTTTCATGTCTCTTTGAAGTTCGATATCTTAACGTCAACCCGCAGCAAATGCACAAAGATAAATCCAGAAGTCACGGGATATGGAATGTTACGTTggattatgattaaaattttcCGCCTCCTTAATTTACTTAACACGAAAATGGAATTCTTTAAAAGGAAAGCGGGAGTTCGACTTTACATACTGTGGTTCGCCTGCTGAGTCAGAGGGTCAGTCAACCAGTGTTAATTGTTTACCCTGCCCTAAGACCCCTCCCATGCCTAGTTCGAGTTGGTCCGAAACGGAAAACTTGTAATGAAACAAACCTCGGGACTCAAACCCCGCAGGGTTCGTCCATAGCAAATGGTGCCAAAAcgtagatatattttatattgctcGGGCTGAAGGCTTGTAAAGTGCGCTCAGGGTAACCGTAGATACCATTAAAAACAACTGCTCATACAATAGCTCCTTTCAAGACTTTTGAGGCTGTGCCAGGTGTTAGGCTTCTGATGAGGTCACGCCGCGCGCGTGGTGCCTATGTCGTGTTGTGTAAAGTCCTCGCGCATGTGCAGTGCGAGCCGCCCGCGCGACGCCGCGCCGCCGTCTGTGAGCCAGGGCTGCCCGCACACTGAACTGAACAACccaatatcaaaacaaatggaTTTAAAGAAAGGCACTCATAGAGTGCCACTCCCATTAATTGGGTAAGTATAATCATAATTATGGTCTAAGTAGATTAAAATTTTGGTATTACGAAGAGAAAGCCAACAAAAAATCATGTTTTGTCAGACCTACCTGACTACCTGTTTCAATATACTTCAAACCCAAAACTGGATAGATGAGTGCAgattacctattattattattataagggaTGTGTGACCTGTGAGGTCACTCGCCCTGGCCGGCGAGTCCGCGGGAGCCGGGCAGCCCTGCGGAGGGAGTCCGCAGGCGCCGGAGTGTCGCGCACTTGTTGCGACGGCGCGACTCTCATCTCCGACACCATTACTGCTGTGTTCCAACTACCGACACACACCGTGTAGTAATATGTACAACCTATAcactgtacaaaaataaaagctacatatcaatatatttgttacctcCTTATCCATTGATGATATGATTTTCGGAAGAGTTGTAGCTAAAATTAGTATAacatgaaagaaaaatacaattaacgAGTTTGATAACAATAATTAGCTGTTGTCAAATTTAGATTTTGTCTTAACGCTGGTCGGATTACTTGGGCATAGCTTAGTACCTACATGAACAGTTGCGAAAGTTTCGTGGTCGCTTAGACTGTCACTACTGCGTAGCACACAGCCCGACACAGTGTGGCAGCGTGTCACGCGTGTCGGCGAGACAGGCGGCGGCACGTTAGCGAGATGTCCGCGCGACAAACGCGAGTGCGACCACGCCGGGCCCGCACTCCACACTTGTAGTTACCATATGAGTGAC from Trichoplusia ni isolate ovarian cell line Hi5 chromosome 12, tn1, whole genome shotgun sequence harbors:
- the LOC113499199 gene encoding classical arabinogalactan protein 7-like isoform X3 produces the protein MQLVVGLVVLVGVLVVLALICRCCCRSGSRGRVIAPPPLNEDGTAPYPQQQYTAALYPAQTVTVLHTGTAAYPAAGAAPYPSAAPYPSAAPYPSAAPYPAAAPYPAAAPYPAGAPYPTGAPYPTSSPYPPAPSAPDANACPPSYDQVMGTKQPPYNPHAPQ
- the LOC113499199 gene encoding protein shisa-5-like isoform X2; translated protein: MFNPNDFNEDEFKEHEFVAVTHRPIWIMQLVVGLVVLVGVLVVLALICRCCCRSGSRGRVIAPQTVTVLHTGTAAYPAAGAAPYPSAAPYPSAAPYPSAAPYPAAAPYPAAAPYPAGAPYPTGAPYPTSSPYPPAPSAPDANACPPSYDQVMGTKQPPYNPHAPQ
- the LOC113499199 gene encoding protein shisa-5-like isoform X1, whose product is MFNPNDFNEDEFKEHEFVAVTHRPIWIMQLVVGLVVLVGVLVVLALICRCCCRSGSRGRVIAPPPLNEDGTAPYPQQQYTAALYPAQTVTVLHTGTAAYPAAGAAPYPSAAPYPSAAPYPSAAPYPAAAPYPAAAPYPAGAPYPTGAPYPTSSPYPPAPSAPDANACPPSYDQVMGTKQPPYNPHAPQ